The proteins below come from a single Sandaracinaceae bacterium genomic window:
- a CDS encoding glycerol-3-phosphate acyltransferase, which yields MLGAALTAGAYALGSISFGLLAARRAGADLRGEGSGNVGATNVGRVLGKKTGRAVLALDAAKGAAPALVARALLGPDDPWTAATGVAAVVGHCYPVWHRLRGGKGAATAAGVMLALVPPAGAVALVSYVALKKASGRASVGSLGGALAGAAVSHALLGVSPRSAMTAAILGVVVWRHRDNIGRLLRGTEPRS from the coding sequence GTGCTCGGAGCGGCGCTCACCGCCGGCGCCTACGCGCTCGGCTCCATCTCCTTCGGTCTGCTCGCCGCGCGGCGGGCGGGCGCGGACCTGCGCGGAGAAGGCAGCGGCAACGTCGGGGCGACCAACGTCGGCCGCGTGCTGGGCAAGAAGACCGGCCGCGCGGTGCTCGCGCTCGACGCGGCGAAGGGCGCGGCGCCGGCCCTGGTCGCGCGCGCGCTGCTCGGGCCCGACGACCCGTGGACGGCGGCGACCGGCGTCGCGGCGGTGGTCGGCCACTGCTACCCGGTCTGGCACCGCCTCCGCGGCGGCAAGGGGGCGGCGACGGCGGCGGGCGTGATGCTGGCCCTCGTGCCTCCCGCGGGCGCGGTGGCGCTGGTCTCGTACGTCGCGCTCAAGAAGGCGAGCGGGCGCGCCAGCGTGGGATCGCTCGGCGGCGCGCTGGCCGGCGCGGCGGTCAGCCACGCGCTGCTCGGCGTGTCCCCGAGGAGCGCGATGACGGCCGCGATCCTCGGCGTCGTCGTCTGGCGACACCGCGACAACATCGGCCGCCTCCTCCGCGGGACCGAGCCGCGCTCATGA
- a CDS encoding sigma-70 family RNA polymerase sigma factor has protein sequence MTQTQTQTLSTPTAADWTEAELLTRMLLRNGTAWREFHRRYDRLIYRCIHKVTSRFPGSITSEDVREIYAMFLLSLNKRNMHKLRTFDPERGNKLSSWVGMLATNCAWDYLRGVARQPQTTTLADAEQIGSIDDSPFEDVLEKERWAVVNEVLGTFSEKDRDFVRLYYVDGLTPEEIAEEMEISVKTVYSKKHKIRCRLQKALEPLVAAA, from the coding sequence ATGACGCAGACCCAGACCCAGACCCTCTCCACCCCCACCGCCGCCGACTGGACCGAGGCCGAGCTCCTCACCCGGATGCTCCTCCGCAACGGGACCGCCTGGCGCGAGTTCCACCGCCGCTACGACCGCCTCATCTACCGCTGCATCCACAAGGTCACGAGCCGCTTCCCGGGCAGCATCACGAGCGAGGACGTCCGCGAGATCTACGCGATGTTCCTGCTCAGCCTGAACAAGCGGAACATGCACAAGCTCCGCACCTTCGACCCGGAGCGCGGCAACAAGCTCTCGAGCTGGGTGGGCATGCTCGCCACCAACTGCGCCTGGGACTACCTCCGCGGCGTGGCGCGCCAGCCGCAGACCACCACCCTCGCCGACGCCGAGCAGATCGGCTCCATCGACGACAGCCCCTTCGAGGACGTGCTCGAGAAGGAGCGCTGGGCGGTGGTCAACGAGGTGCTCGGCACCTTCTCCGAGAAGGACCGCGACTTCGTCCGCCTCTACTACGTCGACGGCCTGACCCCCGAGGAGATCGCCGAGGAGATGGAGATCTCGGTCAAGACGGTCTACTCGAAGAAGCACAAGATCCGCTGCCGCCTGCAGAAGGCCCTCGAGCCCCTCGTCGCCGCCGCCTGA